One genomic region from Kamptonema formosum PCC 6407 encodes:
- a CDS encoding Uma2 family endonuclease, producing the protein MTLLEIRLFTVQDYHQMIENGILNEDEKVELLAGQIVKMAAKGTAHNAAVKRTVELLQDLLGRLVLISVQDSIQLNDNSEPEPDIALLMRDPLYYEDRHPTPSEIYLIIEIADTTLRKDCGIKATIYAQSGITDYWVLDVNDRQLHVFREPSQEGYQSELILADRMSISPLHFPDTSFMVSAMLRPLTTP; encoded by the coding sequence ATGACATTATTAGAAATTCGTCTTTTCACAGTTCAAGACTATCACCAAATGATAGAAAATGGTATTCTTAATGAAGATGAAAAAGTAGAATTATTAGCAGGACAGATAGTAAAAATGGCAGCCAAAGGAACCGCACACAATGCAGCAGTAAAGCGCACTGTAGAGCTATTGCAAGACCTTTTAGGGAGATTAGTTTTGATTAGCGTACAAGACTCTATTCAATTAAATGATAACTCCGAACCAGAGCCAGATATTGCCTTGCTTATGCGAGATCCACTATACTACGAAGACCGACACCCAACCCCCTCAGAAATTTACCTGATTATTGAAATTGCCGATACTACACTCAGAAAAGATTGCGGTATCAAAGCCACAATTTATGCTCAATCAGGAATTACCGATTATTGGGTATTAGATGTCAACGATCGCCAACTCCACGTCTTTCGAGAACCGAGTCAGGAAGGCTACCAAAGTGAGCTCATACTTGCCGATCGCATGAGCATTTCACCTTTGCACTTTCCTGACACTTCCTTTATGGTTAGCGCAATGTTACGACCATTGACAACGCCCTAA
- a CDS encoding DUF29 family protein has translation MEELMELKELLHRGKVAEALLLVQELEDMSKSDKLNKIFSYGIILLLHLIKKVAEDRTTKSWETLIFNTVKQIQRTNKRHKAKGTYLTEEELIETLQDAYESALKSAALEAFEGIYDVEVIAKMVSEGDIIAIAMDLIVERSPES, from the coding sequence ATGGAAGAATTAATGGAGTTAAAGGAGCTGCTGCACCGAGGCAAAGTTGCAGAGGCTTTGCTACTGGTGCAAGAATTGGAGGACATGAGTAAGTCGGATAAGCTTAACAAAATTTTTAGTTATGGTATAATCTTGCTGTTGCATCTGATTAAAAAAGTTGCTGAAGACCGAACTACTAAGTCTTGGGAAACTTTGATTTTCAATACCGTCAAGCAAATTCAGCGCACTAACAAGCGACATAAAGCTAAAGGAACCTATCTCACCGAAGAGGAATTAATAGAGACTTTACAGGATGCTTATGAATCTGCGTTGAAGTCTGCGGCTTTAGAAGCTTTTGAAGGAATTTATGATGTCGAAGTAATTGCCAAGATGGTAAGCGAAGGTGATATTATTGCAATAGCAATGGATTTAATTGTAGAGCGATCGCCTGAAAGTTAA
- a CDS encoding YciI family protein, giving the protein MTKYVLWGSYCEDVLEKRAPFRDAHLAGLAKQKESGVLITIGPTKDLTKVFGIYEAEDEATVRQLVEADPYWENGVWTEYDVKEWIQAF; this is encoded by the coding sequence ATGACTAAATATGTGCTGTGGGGAAGTTACTGCGAAGACGTTCTTGAAAAACGCGCTCCTTTTCGCGACGCTCATCTGGCTGGATTGGCGAAGCAAAAAGAGTCGGGTGTGTTGATTACAATTGGGCCGACTAAGGATTTAACTAAGGTTTTTGGCATTTATGAAGCTGAAGATGAGGCAACTGTGAGACAATTGGTGGAGGCCGATCCTTATTGGGAAAATGGGGTTTGGACTGAGTATGATGTGAAAGAGTGGATTCAGGCTTTTTAA